A single genomic interval of Mucilaginibacter robiniae harbors:
- a CDS encoding IS1182 family transposase, whose product MGGKIVFKEYDPDQLTFLPYKLEELVPTGHPVRIVKQVVDTVDVKPINRKYKGGGASSFHPRLMLKLLVYGYLTNTYSSRKLEEQAAQNVHFMWLLGMKKPDHNTINRFRSEKLSGVLKQIFSQIVLLLEQEGIVSLKEAVFTDGTKIESAANKYTFVWGKNIKANKDKMKAQLDELWGYAQSIAAEELKDTAPLEYSEINPEKVKETISKINAALDDKEDVDKKVKQKLNYAKKHWPESLARYDEQEKLLAGRNSMSKTDPDATFMRMKEDHMLNGQLKPAYNLQISTQEQFILNYTLHQTSTDYQTLSSHIEQYQALYKDLPKAIVADTGYGSDENYGVLARKGIEAYIKYNTFDKEQKDGIKAFSNDSLHYNEAENYLVCPIGQWMAHIGNGQRVTSSGFVQLISRYRAQNCEGCPMRGVCHTTQGNRVVEINHSLRQHKQAAKERLNTEQGINLRKRRPADVEPVFAQLKHNHGFRRFLLKGMSKAEVEIGLLSIAHNLRKWKT is encoded by the coding sequence ATGGGAGGCAAGATAGTCTTTAAGGAATATGATCCAGACCAGTTAACGTTTTTACCGTACAAACTGGAGGAACTGGTACCGACAGGTCATCCGGTCCGTATCGTTAAACAGGTCGTGGACACGGTAGATGTCAAACCGATCAACCGGAAGTACAAAGGCGGCGGGGCGTCAAGTTTCCATCCCCGGCTGATGCTGAAGCTGCTGGTTTACGGCTATCTGACCAATACTTATTCCTCACGCAAACTGGAAGAACAGGCGGCACAGAACGTACACTTCATGTGGCTTTTAGGGATGAAAAAGCCCGACCACAACACCATCAACCGTTTTCGCAGCGAGAAGTTGTCAGGCGTCTTAAAGCAGATCTTCTCACAAATCGTGTTGCTGCTCGAGCAGGAAGGTATCGTATCCTTGAAAGAAGCCGTTTTTACTGATGGTACCAAGATCGAATCAGCGGCGAACAAGTACACCTTCGTATGGGGCAAAAACATCAAGGCGAATAAAGATAAGATGAAAGCCCAGCTTGATGAACTGTGGGGTTATGCGCAAAGCATTGCCGCCGAAGAACTAAAAGATACAGCGCCCTTGGAATATAGTGAGATCAACCCGGAGAAAGTAAAGGAAACCATCTCAAAGATCAATGCAGCCTTAGATGATAAAGAAGACGTAGACAAAAAAGTAAAGCAAAAGCTGAACTACGCAAAGAAGCACTGGCCGGAGAGCCTGGCACGGTATGACGAGCAGGAAAAGTTATTAGCCGGCCGTAACAGCATGTCAAAGACCGACCCGGATGCCACCTTCATGCGGATGAAGGAAGACCATATGCTGAACGGACAACTTAAGCCGGCCTATAACCTGCAGATATCCACCCAGGAGCAATTCATCCTTAATTATACCCTGCATCAAACCTCAACCGATTACCAAACCTTGTCTTCCCATATTGAACAATACCAAGCCTTATATAAAGACCTGCCCAAAGCCATTGTTGCCGACACCGGCTACGGATCGGATGAGAACTACGGTGTGTTAGCGCGAAAAGGCATTGAGGCTTACATCAAATACAATACGTTCGATAAGGAACAAAAGGACGGTATCAAAGCGTTCAGTAACGACAGCCTGCATTATAACGAAGCGGAGAATTACCTTGTTTGTCCGATAGGTCAATGGATGGCGCATATCGGTAACGGTCAGCGAGTCACTTCATCTGGTTTTGTACAACTGATCAGCCGTTACCGTGCCCAGAACTGTGAAGGTTGCCCGATGCGTGGTGTTTGCCATACTACACAGGGTAACCGGGTCGTTGAGATCAACCACAGCCTAAGACAACATAAACAGGCAGCCAAAGAACGGTTGAATACAGAACAGGGTATCAACCTCAGGAAACGAAGGCCGGCCGATGTGGAACCGGTATTCGCCCAATTAAAGCATAACCATGGCTTCAGACGATTCCTGCTGAAAGGGATGTCCAAGGCCGAGGTCGAAATCGGCTTATTATCCATCGCACATAACCTAAGAAAATGGAAAACCTGA